In the genome of Arachis hypogaea cultivar Tifrunner chromosome 9, arahy.Tifrunner.gnm2.J5K5, whole genome shotgun sequence, the window GGGGCAGACAGATCACACGGATGGATAGAAAAGATGCTGATCTTCCAATAacaattacataaaaataaaacataaaaactaAGTTTCTTGCCTCCGTCAAAATGTAGACAAGCCAATAAAACAATTCTGCCAATCAAAACCGAAAATTGATCTAACCATCTCCGATTGCTGATGTCATGTGATGAATTGATTTGGCCAAATAGTGAATGGCACACAGCTTGAGAAGAAAGCCAAATCCATATCATGAAGACTCGTATGAATGAAGAGCATCAGCAATATTCTTCTAATGTCAGTAAAAAGGGTCTACTGAATTGTTGCAAGTAAAGGACAGCAACTTGAACCATTTGATTGAGACCCATCCTAAGCAAAAAGGCAAAATGGACCAATTTATACTTCATTTGAATCAATAGAAACTATTCATACTATCCAGATTAAGCCATGACCAAAAAAGCCTTGAGATTGATTGCACACAAGGCGATTGAATCATTGGAAGAAAGCTTGTGAGGAAAGTAGTATGAGCAGAAGAAAATAAATCATCAGCAGGACCGGATTCGGCCATTTTTTTATGCTGGATCAGTCTCAGAACTATCACCAGATGCACTTAGCTCAGTATCATTCATATGCATTTCCCGTGAAGTAAATCCTTTGTCGTAATTTTGTTCATCCTCACGAGCATTTTCATCATTCAAATCATATCTTACTCGCAAAGAACTCTCACCACCTTGATTAAGAATAGAACAAGAGATATCCACGTGTTTATTATTCTCCTCGAGCAAATTCACTGATGGATCAGCTTCAAAAGCCTCATCATGGGCATCATTCATATCAAACTCTCTAAAAGACAAAGCATTACCCCCCACACGCAAATCCAATGCTGGATTGATACCATGCTCCGAGGGATCACAATTCATATCAGTGTATGAGTGACATTTCCTATTAGAAACAGGTTCAACCATATTTTCTGCAGAATCAGGGTCAGAAAAAGCATTCTCGGAACCCAAAGCTGGATTTCCATGGCAATTTGAAGCATCTATTGGAGGAGTACTCATACAATTGTCCTTTTGAAACTTCGCAGAAGGATGCAATTTATCATTACCAGGAGAGGCTGTCACTATTTTATTGTTCGATTCTAGCACATCATCACTGGTACTAGAAGATGAAACGCATTTATCTGAAGCAGAATCAGATAACCTATCCTCAGAATGAGATTTTGACCACACATTCCTGTCAACCAAGATTTTGTTGCTTTGTTCTTGAGAAGCATCACTAGATTCATTGCTTATGTCATTGTCAGGATTTGAACTAGCATCATCGTTTCCATGAGGAGTTTGCAGGGCTGAGGAATTCATGTCCAACCTACTAGCCATACTGGGATTAGTATTAACCTCATCTCTATTTTTAATTCTCTCAAAACCTGTTCGAAAAGAAAAGTCAAACATGTggatagtaaaataaataatttgctgaatgtagaaaaagaaaacaaaaaaagcatTTTCCAAGGTTATAATATAATACCCTCAAGTTTTCCTTGCTCCACTAGCAGCTTCTGCAACATATCTATACCAGGGAAGACCAACATACTCAATGACCTCATTTCTTGTCTGAGTGATTTCTCAAGATGCGTGAAGCCAAAAACTGTTGTCCATGTATGAATGAGTTCAGAAATCGCTGGAATAACCAGTTTCTCAACCTTCAAAGAGCAAAGAACCTTCCAACAGGAAAGTAGAGAGGtaaagagaagaatgtaagacaATTTTATATAGATATTGAAAGTAAGTCACATAGTAAACATCAAGTTTTACCAATTCAATTGCACAAAAGAGCCGGCGGCACATCCCCTGATTCCTATACATATGGCGAGTTCCAATGAATGGCATCTCAGCTAACTTGGTCCCACGGAACCTAAGACAGTACAAGAAATAGCCCACGGGTAACTTCAGTCTGATTATTTTTTTCGCAGTAATGAATAAGAAAACTCAACATATTAACCCCTagactatatataaaaaaaggaaaagtattcaATGTACGAGTATAAGGCTCTGTAAAGTTTCATAGATAATGAAAGGCAGGGTCTGAAGCATAATACCTGATTGATGCGGCGGAAATCATTTCATCCCCTCGCTCCAAAATAGCAGTATAAAAACCAGTATAATTCAACCGACTGAAGTTTGACCTACAACAGAAAAGAAGGCAGAAACTCTCTTTAGGCTAAGAAGTATGCATGTTGCAAGAAAGAAATCATACAAACTATGCCATGgaatataaacaaaattaatgGAAATCTGTAACACAGTGAAGAAATGTTTACACAAATACAATGTTATCCCTTAAAGTGTGTCACGATGACTGTCTTGAGCACAGATTGAAGGTTGCGATTGCAGTAGCATGTCCCAGCTATCTAGGTTTCAGCATAAGACATATTTCACTGGCCCTGGCAATAGGTTACACCCTATCAAAAGCCAACATTGTACTGCTGATACTGTATTCCATGCCCTATTAAGCAGTATCTAATTCACCATACATTTGCTTTAAAGAAGGCTTATGTTCAAGGCTTCTGCATTCTCGGCTTAAAGCCATTCCAAGTGGGCTTGTCTTTCTTATTCAGAGATTTGCTCATCTTTCTACGCCTTGACAACATCTTATCCTCCCACTTTCTGTTCTTTCTAACGATTTATTTTATCATGAGAAAACTAATTCTAACAGAACAGAGTGTAAATCATTTCCTACTGTTTGTACTGCGGCAAGAGTTAATATTTAAAGTTCAGCAACGGATGGTATATTTAAGCAATTCTGAAATTTTGTGAAACAATATGCATCTGGTAAAACCATTTTATGTATCTATCAATCCTCTTTCTAACTAATTAAATTTGCAACCAAGTAACTCAGATATggaaaagaaggaaaaaggaagCACTAGGTGCATTCCTGATGCTCACTAGTTCTTACCCAGTATTATATAAAACATTATGTAGTATATTGATCCCACTCCTCCTATCAACAACTGGTAAAAAGCATTCATCCATCACAGCGAGTGCAACAGCTAGCTTGGAATTGCATTCCACCCTCTGGCTAATCCCCCTATTAGCTGCATCTGAGTCTTCATCTGTTCTACGAATGAGAGACCAAGTGAGGCCTGCATCTAATTCATGCTTGGTACCAAGGTATTTTTTCAAATGCTCAAAGAGCTGCAAAAGGATAAACATAAACCTCAGAATCAAGTCTCAGTGCTACCTGAATAATTTCTATTGTGCTGCTGCTTCCTTTTTCAAGTTTTGATGTAAgaatttaaaaaacatatttcCTAGAAAGAAGGGCCCTGCAACTCATAAAATGTACTTATAAACTACTGCACAAGAAACTGTAAAGGTACCTCTTTGCAGCCCTTTCCGCAAAAGGAAGGCCCTGAGAAATCAGAGTTAGTAGGAAGGGTGTCCATCTCCTTTGTACAACGTTCATGAACTACGAATTCAGAAACACATATACTAAACCAATTAAAAAAAGAAGTGCCAAAAGCACATCATAGCATATTGAAAGAAACTATAAAACTaaacaaacaaatagaaattaCATACATTTTTTCTCGCATAAGTTGCAAATATGCAGCGCATTTATAGTTAATTCATCTTTGTTCACAGGTCCACTGACAACTCCACAAAATTTGCAGGTGCAATTTGGACAATGCCATTCACCAGGGGGAAGCATCTGCAACAAATATACGGGTTCCTCAGAATGGGAACAATTTTCCAGGATAAACTTATTATGCAGCCAAATTAAGCTACCAATAGAACCactatcaataaaaaaaaatacagttGTTTCATCTTTTATCAATTATAAATAAAACTTTCATCCAAACATTTGAGAAAGAATGATGATCCCAACAATGAGATCACACTGTCTCTCTTCCACTAAAACCATGATTCAcacaatatattttaaaattcccTACTGCTCCCACTGAGAGACAGAGAGACTTGTACAATCAGAATTTAAAGAATCAGGCCATCACAAATGGCAAATAGCTGGATAAATGTATGTATACCTGAATGTCTAAGCAACTCAGATGAAATGTTGATGGACAACTATCACAACAGATCAAATCCCCTCCATCTCCACATATACCACAAGTATCATCATTTGGATCATTACCATCAATATCTACTGAATGGAAACTGATTTTCTCAGACTTCTCTTGTCTACTCCATGCATCAATCTGGCACTGTAGAAGAGAATCTCCAGAGTCTAAATAAATGTTTTGATATGGCTGGCGCAATTTACTTCCTGCATGAAGCTCAAACTTTGAAACTGTGAGGATTTTACTACAGCAGCCACAATGAATGCCATCTCTTGTGATCCATCCCTCCAGCATCACTCGCTTCTTTCTACGATACTGAACCTTTTGGCTTAACTGTACAGCCCCTGAGTCAACCAACCAGGAAAGCACTGTTCTTTTCCCAGTATATGGAACAAAGTCATCAGATTCTGAACCTGAACCTATGTTAGAATTACGAATTAACAAAGTGCATCTTCCGTCTTTTCTACTTTTCCTCCCATGTAAGACATGGGGATTGTTTCCTGGAAATGATTTCTCAGTCCCATCATTCGGTTGAGAGACAACGTTCTGGCTTTTAGAGCTACCACTGTTGACAGCATTTTCAATCATTTTAGTTTTCATTGACTTACTTCCTTGCTTTAAAAAGGAGCTTAGTTTCTCTGGATTGATTTCACTATTCGTGCCATTCATGTCATGCTTGATGCTGGAAGATATTTTAAATTGACGCTCTTTTTCACTGTCACTCTCAATATTatctctttccttcttcttcttctttaactcTTTCTCCATCTTCTTCCGAGTTTTCCTTGTCAACTGACTAAGCACATCATCTGCAATAGGAGCAAAAGAAGAGCTCTCCCCTTTGAGCTTGGCCCCAGGGTCGTCATCATTCAATTGCTTCTGAAGTGCCTCATAGGCCTTGATGATAGACCAATAGGCCGTACCAGCGGGATTGATGTAAACTGCATCAAGATAGTCTCTATTCCTCCGAGGGCGATAGTCTATGGTCCAACCTGAATTAAGAAGCATCTCCCGGATTTTTTCTCGAAGCTTCTGCTTTTCTGTGCCACTACCACgccttatttttccttctttaatTGCTGTAGTTTggagtttttcatgcttaggaATCTGTTCATCTTCAGATGCTACTCTCTTTGAAGACTTGGGAGCTTCACTGCCTTTTACGCCTACATTCAATGAAGTGTCACTGTTATCTGAATCCTGCTCATCACCCTTACTGTCCTTACTCGATGATTTTCTTGTTGCTAACAGTTTCTTCTCTGGCCTAACATTTAAATCTTGTTTCTCAATAGGTTTTGCTTCCAAGTAAGATGAAGGGTGTATCAGAACATTCTTCTTGGCAATCCCCTCTGCCCTCATACTTTGTCTGCTTTCTACAGGTTTGCGATTATCATAGTGTTCCAGTGGCCCACCCATCTTATCCTTCTTAACCATCACCTTCAAAACCCCATTTTTCCCCTGAATCCTGATAGTTTCTCCACAGTTAAACTTTTCCCTCAGCAATGGCAGAGGGCGCTGAGCTGCATCCCTGTTCATCTTGAACCTATTATGGTCAACATTATCTCCTCGGTATGAGCCAGTTGCCCTGCTGTGGTAGGAGTTTTTCCTCTTATCAATGGTGTGTCTGCTTGACCCAGATTCAAACTCCCTATCAATGCCAGTTCTAGCAGTATGCATTGCCCCAGCAAACCTTCCTCCTCCTAAACCACCCCCATTATTTTCAAAGTGCCTCCTTCTCATAATGTCCACGTCCATAGCATCATCATATTGATCAGAACCAAACGCATCAATCTTACTgcgcttcctttccatcctctccAACCCATCCTCCTCAGATAAATCATCCCCATTACGCCTAATCTGCTCAAACCTGTCCCTCTTCCTGACAATTTCACTGCCACCAGCCACGCCTCGCTCGAATGCGTTCAAACCATTGCATACTCGAATGGTTTCAGGACCAAGCCTTCTAGCAGGCGGCATCGGTAGATCACCACTTGATCCCGAATCTCTACTCAGCTCAACTTTGGGcctcttcttcactttcttcGATTCATACATCTTCCTGGAGCTCGAAGAGCTGCCAACCCCACCACTCAGCCCATCACCTTTCTTCCTAACAATCAAACATCCTGAAGAACTCCTGTTCTTCACAAAAACCCCAGGAGGGCCACCGGATCTCATGCCCGGTTCCATCAAACCAAGCGGAAAATATACGAATTaagcaaaacaaaaaaaaggctTAAATCCCCCAAAATATCATCCTCAATAATTCACCACAAAATCTTAAAGGGAAAACCCTAAATCAAAGTCACCAGCAATCCCTCAGCACACAGTAGCAGATCTGAATCGTAACCAATCAAAATGCAACCAAGCCTCCCACACGCCAGAAAGAAAACCCCAAACCCTaccaaaatggaaaaaaaaaaagaaaacaaaaatgcgagttctcttttttttttgttggggaGGCGAGGCGCCGAGAATCTTACCTCGGCAGAAAATTGAACCGAGAAAATAAACCTCGCTCGGTGACGCCGATCAGCAGCGTAATTCAAGAACAATGCGACCCACAGAGAAGGAAAGATGGGAAAAAACCCAATAGAGAATTTCAGGTGCGGATTTGCAGTGTGATCGCTCTTCTGTAAAAAAAAAGTTTGGCAATTACCGAACTACGCTGCTCTCTCTCTATCTATctatctctgtctctctctccttcctcctttttctttacagtggttttgtttttctcttttattttacgtttctttttctttctttgcatTCGGTGGAATTGAAATTtggaaaataaacagaaaatacgCGCAGTACGTAGAATTCTATTTTCCCCTCCAATTTTCCAAGTTTGCTTCAGTGGTTACTGGCGCTGTTGACGCTCTTGATGGCACCACGTCATGTAGACCCTGCATGTTGGACTTTTTGCGTGACGTGGCATGATCGGAGCGGTCCTGATATGGAGTTGGAGGCAGTTATTACACGAACAGTTTGGCCGATGGGAAATCCGATGCTGGGTACTATGATGATGAATTttcaaagaaggaagaaaaggaaataaaataaaattatttcaaattatttttttaccaaaaattcacttacaattatttttatataaatttaataattaataattattaaataatttaataaatttaattaatttattatttaataatttttaattattaattttatgtaaaaatgactacatatgcatttttattatcttttaatattaataaagtcTGATTGTAAAATGaatcataaataattaaatgaaaaattttggtgTGTTTAAATTTAGCTAATTCATCCACACAATCATTCGTTTTTCTACATACATGAACATGATAGTGCATTACACTCATTTGTTAGCAAAGTTTGGATCACCGCTACAAATAAACAAGTTGCATAAGAGTCATGCAAAATGATTTTAGCAAAAATTTAAGATTATTCTAGAATATACTTCTACTTGGATGTTACTATATCTTTAttggaaagaaaaaaacaacaataacaaagtcTTGTCCTACTAAATGGGGTCGACTATATGAATCAAACAACGTTATTGAACTCTATTATTTTATAAAGAGACAATTTACATGTAGatttcgtttgaccacctcatagaTGGTCTTCTTAAATCTTCTTCTGCCTTTTACCCTTATCCACCTTCTATCTCATCCACCATCCTAATTAGGtgttctgtcggtcttcttcttACATGTCCGAACCACTTAAGAcacgattctaccatcttttccacaatagatACTACTCCAACTCTCTATCTTATATATTTAttccttattctatccaatcgcgtatggtCCCTCATCCATCTGAACATCTTCATCTCTAtcacacttaacttatgttcgtACTCTTCTTTGGCTACCCAACACtttgtaccataaagcatagccagtCTGATAGcaatgcgatagaatttacctttaagttttaaaggcattttttttgtcacatataaaaccagacgcactccgccattttgaccaaccaaCTTGGATCTTATGATTTATAtaatgttcaatctctccattatcgtGTATGATgtacccaagatacttaaaactcttAATTTTTTGTATGATGTTATCTCCAATCTTTACCTCTATGTTAAGATTTTTCCTTCGCAAgttgaacttacattccatatattccgtcttgctacgactTATGCATACCAtatacttctagagcttctcttcaTAActtcaacttcttatttaggtcttttcTTGACTattccataaggacgatatcattggcaaaaagcatgcacaTGATACAGACTCTTGAATATGCTCTGTGAtgattttcagtggctaagagaagggggttgaatcttagcccccttttttgctTGATTACACTTGCTAGTCTTTGaggagatttttttatttttgtctcgtctctagccacgagacttttatttttgtctcgtcacttggcacgagatatttttcagttttagctcctgtgcagtagaaacagaaatggagtagaagagagagaaaattacacccatatatatcctgattcagctgctaagtgcagtgcagcctacatccagtctccatcacaacaatgatagaatttcactataatcttcttgattacagaatgtaaagtgctaacccaacttacaaggggattcccacagaatcatgaaacacaacacagatgtacaaaggaactctaaggacatctatggctttttcttttaattttgcactctctaccTTTTTCCGTTCTATGgtttttttcatacaaacctcactgtttgcctttttccatgagacttaaGACATgataaaattaaacagaaaaatacaaaacagaatacattgaaggagaaaaaaatctgtaagcttaggtagctctgagaatcctgtgccttgcactctcattgcttacttctaactccttgaatcaaaccgtgGTTGTTCACCCTTTTTATAGAAGGGGGAAGCCTCCACAGTTGAAATAAaaaccaagcttaacttctttttcttcacacataaccggttcggccagagaaagagaagaggtaacccatgcaaaacccaacatgcaaatacctttAGTCCTTCATTGGTCATCATCCtacatcaatccgagcgctccatccttggcttgctctccaagataaaattttggcccttgatgcttcatgatgatgatagcttcatctgctaTAATCTTTGCCtattccatcacgtagccaccctagctacttcctgtggtggttgagcagaatcagagacaagtcatccctccaaggatcttcaccttactggccgaatctccttcaaccatttttggtatgaagaagccaatatctcatcaccatatcttactataagtgataagaatctcagccactacatttttttatattttcttgccatcattgtgatagTCTTTTTACTAGctccttcttcttgttgttggtaGCTTACTAATTCTTCCATGTTTCCTGatggaaaatgagagagagagagagagagagagagagagagagagagagagagagagagagagagagagagagagaggaaaagcAAAGCTATGAGTATTATCAAAGATAAATTAATTAGGTGCAATTCTTCATGCTTTGTGTAGCAACGTGTAGACTTCcatcaatgccatcaaatcactttgcttttttctctttcatgtttCCAAGATAATTAACACAagttaaataaattttgaaatccagcATGTGATGAAAATAGGTATCCGTTGCAAGCATTGCAacctttgctttcttttcttttaattttcggaCCAAGCATTGGATTGTGTAGCAACAATTATTAATATGGGCTTGTAGCAATAATAGTTTAATTTTGGCCCAAGTAatgtaatcattaattcatccatgtGGATCAAAGGATTTGCTGAATGTTAACTTTAATTTGGGCTTGCACCAGAAttcttttattttcggcccacttaaaaacctgcatcacaaaattattaatttaacaaataAGAGTTAGaatcaatttaataattttgcaattaataaaattaataatgtttagtcatcacaaatttagaattttccaaactcatcaatctctcccttgatgacaaacattattaaaattgaaatggaaagaaatttaagattttgagtaaagaatactccctttgaagatttgTATTTCTCCCCATTTCTAATTGTCACATGACTCCCCcttaatatatacttttttttaccAAGGGAATATCCTtttaacaagggtgatcatgaactCTCACAAAGAGAATTTCATCATCTgttttccaatttcaattttcagcactttctcccccttttgtcatcaaaggggcacctgcaaaAAGATTTTGACATAGGAAATAGAGTAtgcaaaatataatccaaaagtATCCACAAAGTATCACAGAGTTATAGTACTAACAATATCCATCCCAACAAAATAGAGTATCAAATTGAGCCTAAGAATGCCAATATCAAAGAGAACAGTAATTAATCATCAGAGAGATTACAATCAGAATTTTCAGCGCCTTTTTCGCTACCAACTCCAAGATCCTTCTCCAAGTTTTCCAGAATCAAACTCACTCTATCTTTACATCTCCCCCAAGCCCTTTCATTTTCATAAGCTAGCTTGCGAGCCGCCCTATGAGATTGAACCATTAGCTCAGACATATTTGAGAATTTAGTAAGAATTTTCTTTATTGATTTGGCTGCTTTGGAGGATTCAGGCTGACTCTCAAAGTCGCTATCCGAAGGCATGGATTTCTTACCCTTGGTTCCTTTAACAGTTCCACCTCCTTTGATCATAAAAACTTTGTTTTCTACATCCTCATTTGTTAAATCTACCTTAATAAAGTACTCAAAAATATACGTGAGAAATATTCCATAAGGTAAATTAGCCTTTTTGGTACTTTTTACAGACTCTCACATATGTCTAATCATGAGATAACTAAAGGAAATAGGAGATGAAGTAACAAGAGCAAATATTATGAGAGAATCAGATATTGTTACCCTGTTGTGAGAACCACTCTATGGGGTCAAAATGTGAGTTATGATATGGTGCAGCAGTGAGTTGGTTGGTCCAAGAGCTTTGTGAGTAGGAATAGTGCCGTCTAATCCAGACAGATTTGCACAAATATGAGAAAGAACTTGCTTGTATGTAATCCCAACGTGTGCATCCCATTTGTCAGTCATGTATACCCTCGGTCCTTCATCCGTGTAGCCAAGTGCAGCGCCGATGGTCTCAGCGTTCAGAGTGATATGCACACACTTCACATAGGAGTGAAAACTACCATCAATCAGTCTCAGATTAGCATAAAATTGCCTCACCAACCCTGGATAAACCATTTTGTGAATGAGGAGCAATGGGGACCATTTGAGATTGTCAAACAGAAGATGTAAGTTGATCCCTTTGACAGCCAGAGAATTGAGATTCACCAAGTATGAGAGACACAGATGCCTCTTTTCCAATACCTCCTGGTGAAATTCATAAAATGCACATGTAGAGAACCTTGAAGTATCATAGTGAGAATGTGGCTTGTGAAATCTGTTCTTGAATTCCAATGATTCAATATTTGTGGTTTCCCTGGTCTCGTGCAACACATAACTTTTGGTCTTTTGAGAACTCCTTCCAAAAGTGGCTCTCTTCGGTGGAGAATGTGGCGGTGATGGAATCAGTAAGGTGTGCGattcttcctcttgttcaatgCTGGGTTCCttgttcttttcatttttcctcCTTCCAGAGGATTTCTGGGTTATTGCTTTGCGCCTCATGGATTCGGGTTGCTTGGTGGAAGGTaagggagaagatgaagaagtggaATGAATATGTATGTGGGTGTGAGTTTGGGGAGTGGAAGGTTTTTGAGAGAGACGAATTCTTTCACTCTTTCTAGgtgcagttttctttttcattatgtgAAGATGAATGGAGATGGGGGTTGAAGAGAAGGCCGAAGGGTGAGGTGAGTGAAGGGAGGTTAGAGAGGCATTAAATGCTGATTGGAAAAGAGATAGTGGAGGAAGTTAATGACCATCAAGGGCGCGGTTATTAACCAGAGTGGTTTCCAAGAGTTTGAAAAAGTGGTTTCcttaaatcaagggattagttgaaaggaaagatttgatttgacactaTGCTTCTTTCAACAAGATTTGATAAGACCATAAAAGAttgtgattttcaaaaaaatgaggaACTAACAAAACGGTCATGGTGGGGTCAAAGAGATTTGGTATGGCCCACGAAAATTAAGTTCTGCGCAGCCTCCCCCTTGATCACATCCCTTCCATCAttcttat includes:
- the LOC112711792 gene encoding uncharacterized protein — protein: MEPGMRSGGPPGVFVKNRSSSGCLIVRKKGDGLSGGVGSSSSSRKMYESKKVKKRPKVELSRDSGSSGDLPMPPARRLGPETIRVCNGLNAFERGVAGGSEIVRKRDRFEQIRRNGDDLSEEDGLERMERKRSKIDAFGSDQYDDAMDVDIMRRRHFENNGGGLGGGRFAGAMHTARTGIDREFESGSSRHTIDKRKNSYHSRATGSYRGDNVDHNRFKMNRDAAQRPLPLLREKFNCGETIRIQGKNGVLKVMVKKDKMGGPLEHYDNRKPVESRQSMRAEGIAKKNVLIHPSSYLEAKPIEKQDLNVRPEKKLLATRKSSSKDSKGDEQDSDNSDTSLNVGVKGSEAPKSSKRVASEDEQIPKHEKLQTTAIKEGKIRRGSGTEKQKLREKIREMLLNSGWTIDYRPRRNRDYLDAVYINPAGTAYWSIIKAYEALQKQLNDDDPGAKLKGESSSFAPIADDVLSQLTRKTRKKMEKELKKKKKERDNIESDSEKERQFKISSSIKHDMNGTNSEINPEKLSSFLKQGSKSMKTKMIENAVNSGSSKSQNVVSQPNDGTEKSFPGNNPHVLHGRKSRKDGRCTLLIRNSNIGSGSESDDFVPYTGKRTVLSWLVDSGAVQLSQKVQYRRKKRVMLEGWITRDGIHCGCCSKILTVSKFELHAGSKLRQPYQNIYLDSGDSLLQCQIDAWSRQEKSEKISFHSVDIDGNDPNDDTCGICGDGGDLICCDSCPSTFHLSCLDIQMLPPGEWHCPNCTCKFCGVVSGPVNKDELTINALHICNLCEKKFHERCTKEMDTLPTNSDFSGPSFCGKGCKELFEHLKKYLGTKHELDAGLTWSLIRRTDEDSDAANRGISQRVECNSKLAVALAVMDECFLPVVDRRSGINILHNVLYNTGSNFSRLNYTGFYTAILERGDEMISAASIRFRGTKLAEMPFIGTRHMYRNQGMCRRLFCAIELVLCSLKVEKLVIPAISELIHTWTTVFGFTHLEKSLRQEMRSLSMLVFPGIDMLQKLLVEQGKLEGFERIKNRDEVNTNPSMASRLDMNSSALQTPHGNDDASSNPDNDISNESSDASQEQSNKILVDRNVWSKSHSEDRLSDSASDKCVSSSSTSDDVLESNNKIVTASPGNDKLHPSAKFQKDNCMSTPPIDASNCHGNPALGSENAFSDPDSAENMVEPVSNRKCHSYTDMNCDPSEHGINPALDLRVGGNALSFREFDMNDAHDEAFEADPSVNLLEENNKHVDISCSILNQGGESSLRVRYDLNDENAREDEQNYDKGFTSREMHMNDTELSASGDSSETDPA